The following are from one region of the Mycolicibacterium diernhoferi genome:
- a CDS encoding esterase-like activity of phytase family protein: MKRRAGAALAMCLVATSSALAGCASTITSPIALDYLGRHQEARVLTADGGTGGLSAVGYDSEHDVFYLAGLADPGAGSATPSADLNPGFHVTRMRLHSDGVRSVQVLRSHSWTTVSGTASDIPSINLKRWIATSGAEAIAADPRRNRLYWSSAGEPMSDGENPTIRVADIHGLTLGTFTLPRALRASGSHRVRADHTLTGLALTPTGRWLWAAMRGPLLQDGPLPTPARGALTRITRFDPDTRTATAQYAYPLDPSTGAESENGLSDLLALDDSSFLAVERGSGPKSARIFHATVGDADNVLDRPALDGQTVRVVTKTKVLDFAAEPGLPPLGRFQGVTLGPVLPDGRQSVMLVSADGIAGARDHQVLTFALRSARCEIRPHIRGYQLPQFSATGPKGTAPCHTHETPE; encoded by the coding sequence GTGAAGCGCCGAGCGGGTGCCGCCCTGGCGATGTGTTTGGTGGCCACCTCGTCGGCACTGGCCGGATGTGCGTCGACGATCACCTCGCCGATAGCCCTCGATTACCTCGGCCGGCATCAGGAGGCGCGGGTGCTCACGGCGGACGGCGGCACCGGGGGGTTGTCCGCCGTCGGCTACGACTCCGAACACGACGTGTTCTACCTGGCCGGCCTCGCCGACCCCGGCGCTGGGTCCGCCACCCCGTCCGCAGATCTCAACCCGGGTTTTCATGTCACCCGGATGCGGTTGCACAGCGACGGAGTTCGCTCTGTTCAGGTCCTGCGGTCACACTCGTGGACCACTGTCAGCGGGACCGCCTCGGATATCCCGAGTATCAACCTGAAACGGTGGATCGCCACCTCCGGGGCCGAGGCGATTGCGGCCGATCCCCGGCGAAACCGGCTCTACTGGTCGAGCGCAGGCGAACCGATGAGCGACGGGGAGAACCCGACGATCCGCGTCGCCGACATCCACGGGTTGACGCTGGGGACGTTCACTTTGCCGCGCGCGCTGCGGGCTTCCGGTTCCCACCGTGTCCGCGCGGACCACACCCTGACCGGCCTGGCCCTCACCCCCACCGGCCGCTGGCTGTGGGCGGCGATGCGGGGCCCCCTGCTCCAAGACGGGCCGCTGCCCACGCCGGCGCGCGGGGCACTGACCCGAATCACCCGGTTCGATCCCGATACTCGCACCGCCACCGCGCAATACGCGTACCCGCTCGACCCGTCGACCGGAGCCGAAAGCGAAAACGGACTGTCTGATCTGCTGGCCCTGGACGACTCCAGCTTTCTTGCAGTCGAGCGCGGCAGCGGCCCCAAGTCGGCGCGGATCTTCCACGCCACGGTCGGCGACGCGGACAACGTCCTGGACCGGCCCGCCCTCGACGGGCAGACCGTCCGCGTGGTGACCAAGACCAAAGTGCTGGATTTCGCCGCGGAACCCGGCCTCCCGCCGCTGGGCAGGTTTCAGGGGGTCACCCTCGGGCCCGTGCTTCCCGACGGACGGCAGTCCGTGATGTTGGTCAGTGCCGACGGCATCGCGGGCGCCCGGGACCATCAGGTCCTGACCTTTGCCCTCAGGTCTGCCCGCTGCGAGATCCGACCCCATATTCGCGGCTACCAACTACCCCAGTTCTCGGCCACCGGCCCCAAAGGAACGGCACCATGCCACACACACGAGACACCCGAGTAG
- a CDS encoding enoyl-CoA hydratase, whose product MSEYSDYVLVDHPVPGVALVTLNRPERMNSMAFDVMVPLRSVIADLHHDNSVRVVILTGAGRGFSSGADHKSAGSVPHVDGLTRPSFALRSMEVLDDVILGLRRLHQPVIAAVNGAAIGGGLCLALACDIRVAAAGAYFRAAGINNGLTASELGLSYLLPRAIGASRAFEIMLTGRDVGAAEAERIGLVSSVTPEDELLARCLEMARGIAAFSRPGIELTKRTLWSGLDAGSLEGHMQAEGLGQLYVRLLTANFEEAVAARAQNRPPAFTDDK is encoded by the coding sequence GTGTCTGAGTACAGCGATTACGTCCTCGTCGACCACCCGGTGCCCGGCGTGGCGTTGGTCACCCTGAACCGGCCCGAACGGATGAACTCGATGGCGTTCGACGTCATGGTTCCGTTGCGTTCGGTGATCGCCGACCTGCACCACGACAACTCGGTGCGGGTGGTGATTCTCACAGGCGCGGGCCGCGGATTCTCCTCCGGAGCCGACCACAAGTCGGCCGGGTCGGTGCCGCACGTCGACGGGCTGACCCGTCCGTCGTTCGCGCTGCGCTCCATGGAAGTGCTCGACGACGTCATCCTGGGGCTGCGCCGGCTGCATCAGCCGGTGATCGCCGCGGTCAACGGCGCGGCCATCGGCGGGGGCCTGTGCCTGGCCCTGGCCTGCGACATCAGGGTCGCCGCGGCCGGCGCCTACTTCCGGGCCGCCGGCATCAACAACGGGCTGACGGCCAGCGAGCTCGGCCTGTCCTATCTGCTGCCCCGGGCGATCGGGGCGTCGCGGGCCTTCGAGATCATGCTCACCGGCCGCGACGTCGGTGCCGCCGAGGCCGAACGCATCGGGCTGGTGTCCAGCGTCACCCCCGAGGATGAGCTGTTGGCGCGCTGTCTGGAGATGGCGCGCGGCATCGCGGCCTTCTCCCGGCCGGGAATCGAATTGACCAAGCGCACACTTTGGAGTGGACTAGACGCCGGTAGCCTGGAAGGTCACATGCAGGCTGAGGGCCTGGGCCAGCTCTACGTGCGTCTACTCACCGCCAATTTCGAGGAAGCGGTTGCCGCGCGCGCGCAGAACAGGCCCCCGGCCTTCACCGACGACAAGTAG
- a CDS encoding helix-turn-helix domain-containing protein, translating into MKETNKSREQILTDLRSAYERGASIRSLVAETGRSYGSVHSMLRESGTRMRSRGGPNHRKAS; encoded by the coding sequence ATGAAGGAAACGAACAAGTCTCGTGAACAGATCCTGACCGACCTGCGCAGCGCGTACGAACGTGGTGCGAGTATCAGGTCGTTGGTGGCCGAAACCGGACGATCGTACGGATCGGTGCACAGCATGCTGCGTGAATCGGGGACCCGGATGCGCAGCCGTGGGGGACCGAACCACCGGAAGGCGAGCTGA
- a CDS encoding TetR/AcrR family transcriptional regulator, giving the protein MPRVTEDHLAARRRQILDGARRCFAEYGYEKATVRRLEDTIGLSRGAIFHHFRDKDTLFFELAREDAERMAEVAAREGLIQVMRDLLAAPDQFDWLVTRLEIARKLRNDPAFQQGWAERAAELSAATTERLRRQKQAGRLRDDVPGAVLQTYLDLVLDGLVARMASGEDTESLRAVLDLVEDSVRHRGGVQ; this is encoded by the coding sequence ATGCCTCGGGTCACCGAGGATCATCTGGCGGCGCGCCGCCGCCAGATCCTCGACGGCGCGCGGCGCTGCTTCGCCGAATACGGATACGAGAAGGCGACCGTGCGGCGGCTCGAAGACACCATCGGGCTGTCGCGCGGCGCCATCTTCCATCACTTCCGCGACAAGGACACGCTGTTCTTCGAACTCGCCCGCGAGGACGCCGAACGGATGGCCGAGGTGGCAGCGCGCGAGGGCTTGATTCAGGTGATGCGGGATCTGCTGGCCGCGCCCGACCAGTTCGACTGGTTGGTCACGCGGCTGGAGATCGCCCGCAAACTGCGCAACGACCCCGCGTTCCAGCAGGGTTGGGCCGAGCGGGCGGCCGAGTTGTCGGCAGCCACCACGGAACGGTTACGCCGGCAGAAGCAGGCCGGGCGGCTGCGCGATGACGTGCCCGGCGCGGTGCTGCAGACCTATCTGGATCTCGTGCTGGACGGGCTGGTCGCCCGGATGGCGTCCGGGGAGGACACCGAATCACTGCGCGCGGTATTGGACCTCGTCGAGGATTCCGTGCGCCACCGCGGTGGCGTCCAGTGA
- a CDS encoding ABC-F family ATP-binding cassette domain-containing protein, whose translation MITATDLEVRAGARTLLSIEGSALRIQPGDRIGLVGRNGAGKTTTMRILAGEGEPYAGSVESTGEIGYLPQDPREGDLDVLARDRVLSARGLDTLLADLEKQQTLMAEVADDDARDKAVRRYGQLEERFSALGGYAAESEAGRICASLGLPDRVLTQQLRTLSGGQRRRVELARILFAASDTGSGSATTLLLDEPTNHLDADSIGWLRGFLQNHAGGLVVISHDVDLLADVVNRVWFLDAVRGEADVYNMGWKKYLDARATDEQRRRRERANAEKKAGALRAQAAKMGAKATKAVAAQNMLRRAERMIAELDDERVADKVARIKFPTPAPCGKTPLVAKGLTKTYGSLEIFTGVDLAIDRGSRVVVLGLNGAGKTTLLRLLAGTEAADAGAIEPGHGLKIGYFAQEHDTLDNEATVWENIRHAAPDTGEQDLRGLLGAFMFTGPQLEQPAGTLSGGEKTRLALAGLVASTANVLLLDEPTNNLDPASREQVLDALRSYQGAVVLVTHDPGAAEALDPQRVVLLPDGTEDFWSTEYRDLIELA comes from the coding sequence GTGATCACCGCAACGGACCTGGAGGTCCGCGCCGGGGCGCGCACACTGCTGTCCATCGAGGGTTCGGCGCTGCGGATCCAGCCCGGTGACCGGATCGGCCTGGTCGGCCGCAACGGCGCAGGCAAGACCACCACGATGCGCATTCTGGCCGGCGAGGGCGAGCCCTACGCCGGATCGGTGGAGTCCACCGGAGAGATCGGCTACCTGCCGCAGGATCCGCGGGAGGGCGACCTGGACGTCCTGGCCCGCGATCGGGTGCTCTCCGCGCGCGGCCTGGACACCCTGCTGGCCGACCTGGAGAAGCAGCAGACGCTGATGGCCGAGGTCGCCGACGACGACGCCCGGGACAAGGCGGTCCGCCGCTACGGCCAACTGGAGGAACGCTTCTCCGCTCTCGGTGGTTACGCGGCCGAGAGCGAGGCCGGTCGTATCTGCGCGAGCCTGGGGCTACCCGACCGGGTGCTGACCCAGCAGTTGCGCACCCTCTCCGGTGGCCAGCGCCGTCGGGTGGAGCTGGCCCGAATCCTGTTCGCGGCGTCGGACACCGGTTCCGGGTCGGCGACCACGCTATTGCTCGACGAGCCCACCAACCACCTCGATGCCGACTCGATCGGCTGGCTGCGTGGCTTCCTGCAGAACCATGCCGGCGGCCTCGTGGTGATCAGTCACGACGTGGATCTGCTGGCCGATGTGGTGAACCGGGTGTGGTTCCTGGACGCGGTGCGCGGTGAGGCCGACGTCTACAACATGGGGTGGAAGAAGTACCTGGATGCCCGGGCCACCGACGAGCAGCGCCGCCGACGCGAACGCGCCAACGCCGAGAAGAAGGCCGGCGCGCTGCGCGCACAGGCGGCCAAGATGGGCGCCAAGGCGACCAAAGCCGTTGCCGCCCAGAACATGCTGCGCCGAGCCGAGCGGATGATCGCCGAACTCGACGACGAACGGGTGGCCGACAAGGTGGCCCGGATCAAGTTCCCGACGCCGGCGCCCTGCGGTAAGACACCGCTGGTGGCCAAGGGCCTGACCAAGACCTACGGCTCGCTGGAGATCTTCACCGGGGTGGATCTCGCCATCGACCGCGGCTCGCGGGTGGTGGTGCTCGGCCTCAACGGCGCGGGCAAGACCACGCTGCTGCGACTGCTGGCCGGCACCGAAGCCGCCGATGCGGGCGCCATCGAACCCGGGCACGGACTCAAGATCGGCTACTTCGCCCAGGAGCACGACACCCTCGACAACGAGGCGACGGTCTGGGAGAACATCCGGCATGCCGCCCCGGACACCGGGGAGCAGGATCTGCGAGGTCTGTTGGGCGCGTTCATGTTCACCGGTCCGCAGCTCGAACAGCCTGCGGGCACGCTGTCCGGCGGTGAGAAGACCCGGCTGGCGCTGGCCGGGCTGGTCGCATCCACCGCCAACGTGTTGCTGCTCGACGAGCCGACCAACAACCTGGACCCCGCGTCGCGCGAGCAGGTGCTCGACGCGCTGCGCAGTTACCAGGGCGCGGTCGTGCTGGTGACCCACGATCCGGGCGCCGCCGAGGCACTGGACCCGCAGCGGGTGGTGTTGCTGCCCGACGGCACCGAGGACTTCTGGTCCACCGAGTACCGGGATCTCATCGAGCTGGCATAG